One part of the Thermodesulfobacteriota bacterium genome encodes these proteins:
- the tuf gene encoding elongation factor Tu (EF-Tu; promotes GTP-dependent binding of aminoacyl-tRNA to the A-site of ribosomes during protein biosynthesis; when the tRNA anticodon matches the mRNA codon, GTP hydrolysis results; the inactive EF-Tu-GDP leaves the ribosome and release of GDP is promoted by elongation factor Ts; many prokaryotes have two copies of the gene encoding EF-Tu), which translates to MVMPGDNVNMEVELIAPVAMEEKLRFAIREGGRTVGAGVVTKIIE; encoded by the coding sequence ATGGTGATGCCTGGGGATAACGTGAACATGGAGGTGGAGTTGATAGCGCCGGTGGCGATGGAGGAGAAGCTGAGGTTTGCGATAAGGGAAGGGGGAAGGACGGTGGGAGCAGGTGTAGTTACTAAAATCATCGAATAG